Below is a window of Vicia villosa cultivar HV-30 ecotype Madison, WI unplaced genomic scaffold, Vvil1.0 ctg.000863F_1_1, whole genome shotgun sequence DNA.
ttcctataaatagccttgtaatagctatcattaatagtataatacaacatttattctctcatctcttttgcgccgttattctattattctctttgtcatcatctttattcattgtgcaccaacattatctctcttacttttaaccacttttcttaatttgtgtgaaatggtgggctgggtcactcattgtgggacggagggagtattaaagTTAAAACTGTTcacgtcatttttttaataatattgttcAGGTCATTTTAACCTAACTCATTTGAATTTACTATATCCTATGCTATCCTATTTTTTTCTAATTGATTATATAAGTTTTATATTGTTTCAAGTAGTAATATCATCGATATTGCCGGATTTGATAGGAAGTATCATATTTTGATTCATTATAACTGTGATCGAGAAGGAACTAaatctatttatattaaaaatgacatTCGAATCAGATTAGTCGTCAATAGACTGATtattaatagtaaaaaaaaattattatcaatGTTCATTATTCAATACATTTTTACTgtcttttaaaaattatatgtgaTATTAGAGAGATGAATATTCCACTCCATTTTTATAACATACTATTTTTAAAGTGTTTCGTCAAGTTGTCATTAACTAGTCTTTATTTTTTTAGTTGAttaatttacttattttttatccttttttttcatcttcattaatatttttataatctcttcactctatatttttaaaattttaagtttgGCTTTTAAAGTAAGCAGCTCAACATAGATTATTTAATTAGTGATGCAGTATATTTGACCTGAGATAGAAAAAATATCATTCCATTAGAATATTGGGTTGTACCATGTAACAACAAAGGTCATTGATCTTCTTCGGCCTTAATTTTAGAGTTCGCTCAACGCATAAAGTCTagtaaaataaagagaaaatcaaCTTTATGCTCATCGTCTAAAAAAGGTTAAATGCCTTAAGGAGCAAGCACAAACTTGCTCTATTAAAATACTTGGTCCAAGCAAATGATAGAAGGGGGACTGTCAGATGATAGAACAAATCATATTCTAACACTTGTCCACTTGAGAGGGAAAAAAGTCGTTTAtctccaaaaaccctaaaaggACTTCGATGTGAGAGCAACAAACACCAAAATAAAGGGCACGCTCTCGAAAACCTAAAAACATTCTTATTCATTTAATGGCTTAAACGTCAAAGTGTTTGCAAGTACTGTTTCGAGTTGGTCGTGGCCTCAAGGACGGTAAATCCcaatcacaatgaaaacctaatcCAAGAACGTGCACGCCAAGGCATTAGACGACTGATCACGCGAGGACATCTCTAATTCTCTACACTACATAAAGTGGATTCTTGGTGAGACTAATTGCATAAGTATTACCACACTTAATTGGAACACATCATagttttaaatcataatttaataatTGTTGTTTTAGTCAAATGACTTGTGCACAACATTTATCAGCAACTACATACTTGGCCTTGACTGTAAAAATAGTAACAATTAATTACTTTTTACTGTGTAAGCAACTAACCGGTTTTAAAAAATGTGACAaatattactaatattttttctATATGATTTGCATAATGCAAAATCAATGTTAAAGAAGTCTATCAATCTACTCTCAACCATTGAATTAACCACATAATAGATAAGTGGATATAAACAACAAGAGATGGCCTGGTtttcaaatttgatttgattggaATAAGAGAgataaaagaagaagagaaactaatgaaaaagaataaataatgaAATACAATGTATTGTCAAAGAAAGATAATAGTTTTCTCCCAAGATTGTTAGTTCGTGAATCCGTTAGTGGCTGTTGGTTCATAATAGTATTGAATTAACCGGTATTCTCAAATAATAGTATTGTATAAGATTTAACAATGTGATATTTGACAAaaaagattaaataaataaaattaaaaaatgaatgagttttatttttataggagaataatttatttttctgctAGACTCTCCATTGCGTATCTAAAGATATAGCACGTGCGTATAAACCCAGAGAAACCCTGTCAAAACGTCGTCGTTTCAAGCTTCTGCATCTTCTCACTCTCAGAATTTTGGTTCGTTTTGATCTTTGCACATTCTTCACGAGCTTCAAATCTTCGATTCAATTGGTATACTCTCTCTACAACCCCTTTACCTTCACTACTCTACTTCTTTTTTGCTCAAACTTTATGCATTTTTATGATTCATTATGCCTATTACCAAATCATGCTAATTTGGGTTTCCCTCaaaattcaatttcatttttagCCTTAAATCTAGTTTTTGGTTTATGTAGTTCATGAAATGAGTCTATGATAGTATTTAATTTACCTGTTCATCTAAATTTGCAGTGTAATTTAGTTCAAGAGATTTTTTCTTGTGTGTTTGCTTGCTTATGTTGAACAAATGTCTTGTATATGCAGAATTGCAGATGCATTGATGTTTAAAATGCCTCCTCAAAAGGATCCAGATAAGTTCTTCATGTCTATCAGTAATGGAGAGAATAAGCATGTCGACTATTTACGCGCTTTATATGGTAACTTTTTTTCAATTTAGATTCAAAATCCTTGTGTGAATATCCTTGTGTTGTATGACATACTTATGAAAATTGTAGAGGGTTGCATTGCTGGAGGTGTTGCTGGTGTTGCTGTAGAGGCAGCTTTATACCCCATTGATACCATCAAAACACGCCTACAGGTGAATTCAATGTATCGAGTGAAGTTTTGTAATTCTACTTTGTGTGTGTTGTCAAGTTTTATAACATTTTTCCTTTCATTGATTCTCCAATATCTAATTTTTATTGCACTATCTTTTGATTTTATATCTTATTCCATTTTATATCAGGTTGCTCGTGGTGGACTAAAAATTGATTTCAAAGGTTTGTATTCTGGATTGGCTGTAAACCTTGCTGGTTCCTTACCGTGAGTAGGCTTTATTTCCATATACACCTCCCCTTTTTCAATTCATGCTGCATTCATTTCAGTGTTCTTTATCCCGTTCTCTGCTTTTTTTCTTAACATACTTCAACAACTAACATGTTTGAATCAAAGCTAATTAGATATTACGATGTACGTGTCTTGAAACTCAATTATATGCAGTGTATGTATAACTGGATATTCTTCCTCTCTTGGCAGAGCTTCTGCAATTTTTATTGGTGTGTATGAACCAGCAAAGCAGAAATTGCTGCAGATCTTCCCTGAGAATCTAAATGCTCTAGCTCATATTGTAAGTTGGCTTTCTTAGTAATAAAATTGATAATCTATTCAAATTATCTAGACATGATAATGTTCAGGGCTATTATTAGTTGAGATAAATCATGGCATACACAAACCGGGATTGACCCAAAACTATCCTGACGTGGCCAAAAACTCAAGAGCATAGTTCTTTTACTGGCCACCTTTTCTGTTTCAAAAACCATAGACTTACAATGATATCCAATATTTTTTAGTTATTCGACAAATGTATAAGAATTTTTaccaaaatttattttcaatcatTTATAATATTTGGCAATAGCTTACAGCATGTGCTTGACAGTAGACAACTTTTAGAATACATCAGTCTTCATAGTTTGAGTCAACCATTTAGTTTCACAAGCTCATCTTGAGCAGTAAAAGAGTTTGAGTCTAGGCTTGTACTTGGCTTGAAAGGAGATTTTCTAGTTTGATTTGTACCTATAGTCCTATACAATTTGTGATAGAAGTTACATATAAATTTTTGTTGCTCATTTGGCATGAAGTGCACTATTTTTAGTTCTTGTAAGCAAACAAAATGATTAGCACACAGGCAGTTTAGCCTAGCACAGAACTGTGAGCAACGGCATTTCTATTATAATTCGTGTTATGATAATACTCCTAATCTGAGTACAGGCTGCAGGTACTATTGCAGGAGCCGCTTCTTCGCTTGTTCGTGTTCCAACTGAGGTAAGTAATTTTACTTTTGACTTTGCCAATTATTTTCTACTTCCTTGAGGTTGAAATTGATTTCGTGACTTTCTAGGTTGTTAAGCAAAGGATACAAACCGGTCAGTTCAAATCAACCTCGTCTGCTCTCCGTCTTATCATTGCTAACGAGGGTTTTAAAGGTCTTTTTGCGGTATGTATCAATTTCATGTCATTGATGACCATTTAATTAGTCGTTCTTTAATTTTGAGGTAGCATATGATAATTTCTGTTTTAAAATCTTACTCTAGTAGGTAATACTTACTCAATTTCCCTCGTTAGTGGAAAGAGATGCAATATTATATATATGCTGACTTGGGTTGTTATTTTGCCTATCTTGACCTGTACTTTTGTTTCTGAGTGATTGTAGGGATATAGATCTTTCTTATTGCGAGATTTACCGTTTGATGCGTTAGAATTATGCATCTACGAACAGCTCCGTATCGGGTATAAAGTAGCGGTAAGCTTAAATTTGAAGTGTCTATTATTCTTTATGTATTTTTATGAAGGCAGCTTCAATTTCAATTCATCTATAAAATGAGATGCATTCTGTTTCATGTAAAACTGTAGTTTGGCTGGTATGAATATAAACGCTCACGCCCTTAAGATTGTTTGTGACATGGTTGTGTCAAAATTCTCTTACTCCTTAGGACGTCTCTTTGCACCTAAACTTTTTAAGGATAATATTATTTTGATGCTTCTCTTCTGTTTTCTGCTCAGTTCTATTTGTACTTCTATCCACCAATAGAACCTTGTAGAAGTGCTCAATAGTTTCTGAACTTTTTGTTTTTTGCAGGCAAAAAGAGATCTGAATGATCCAGAGAATGCTATGATTGGGGCCTTTGCTGGTACTTCTACTTCAGAACGATTATAAATTCTCTAGTGAAGTATTTTAGAACTCCTTATAATATGTTTGCATATGATTTCTTTAAACAAAACCAGCATGCAGTGAAAGGAATGACACCCTTCCTTTCATTTTAAGTGCTTAGAAAGGCAAAAAAAATGCAGCATTTGTATATATTCTTTTCACTCATGCTTAATATAATGCCGAGCTTTTGTTGGAACTGAGAATGATAAATATAATACCTTACAGCTGCAATAACTGGAGCAGTTACAACTCCACTTGATGTAATAAAAACCAGATTGATGGTTCAGGGAACACAAAAACATTACAAAggcatttgtgattgtgttaggACAATAGTTAAAGAAGAAGGACCTAATGCTCTTTTTAAGGTATGCTTATGCTTATTTTGTGAAACTTTGTATTCTTAACTTTCTTTTAACCATAAAGCTTTCTAAAAAGCCTAAAACTATTTGCAGGGTATGGGGCCAAGAGTGCTGTGGATAGGAATAGGGGGTTCGATATTTTTTGGTGTTCTTGAGAAGACAAAGAAAACTCTTGCTCAGAGGAACCCTCAAACTGATGCTGAGAAGTGAGTTTTTCAAATTAGGATTAAGCTGATGATGATGCTGCAGTGTATCTTAATCTTTTCATGATTGCATGGAGTCACTTCTTTTCATGATTTGGGCCATTGTGGAGCTTTCTCTCAGAGGCTAACACATGCATTGTGTGTttagaaaattgattttaatcgaattgagtttggtagaattgattttgagataattgagtttagcataattgatttatatttgaatatatttatgtaaaagtgagttgaacaacaaatttcagtgtaaaaattatgtttaaaCTCAGAAGCTATAAATTATAGCTTCATGTAGAATAAATTCTAAaagcagaatcaattctactttagaataaccaaacacctcaaaatcacatGATCAATTCTATACCTCTAGAGTTGCTTTTGGTCATTTcaaaagtcaatccaaacatactATGGCAAAtgtaaattcatttattttttcctaGAAAGTGATTTATTCTAAAACAACTCTAAAAAATTTTAAAGTAAAGTTCTATGTTAGTTAAGTGATTTGAAATCACCAATATTAGACTTAAAATTAAAGGAGATGTTAACGAGTGTCCCGGAAAATTTTTAAAATGGTAAGGTTTTTTGAAAATGCGTGTGTTAATTGTattgaaaaattgaaataattgatatttttttaaataatatttttttgatttggtATCTTTAAAGAGTGTTTCggagcactcgttagcatgatcTTAAAATTGATATTTAAACAAATTTTTCTTGAATTCTCATAAACTCAGTTTCAGTTTCCATCttgtttttcaatttaatttttttcataattttgatTACTAAAAAATATCTCTTTCTTGTCGAGAGATgaaaactagaaaaaaaaattattgagatGAATAGTTGCCGCATTCATTTGAGTTAGCTATAAAAATTCTTAAACATGAATACAGTAGTTTATCAACAAAAAAATGTTTTGAAGTTAAAATTGCAAATGAATCTTTTTTTTGGTTCATTAAAATTCATGGGATGTTATTTGTTAAGTAGAGCAAATAttataagggtgtgtttggttcgaggtagatgAAGGGGATGAGAGAGGAGGGAAGAGAAGgagatatttaaaataaaatgtgtttggttTAATTTTTAGAAGGAAAGAGAATGACCTTAAATATCACAACTTTATAACTATTCTTATGAGACAAAATGCAACTTCAAGTTAGCAAAGTCAAAGAATTCAAAAAGTCATCTCGATTCTTCATTTCTTGAAACTTTAACGGTTTTGGATTTAGAAAAT
It encodes the following:
- the LOC131631762 gene encoding S-adenosylmethionine carrier 1, chloroplastic/mitochondrial-like, producing the protein MFKMPPQKDPDKFFMSISNGENKHVDYLRALYEGCIAGGVAGVAVEAALYPIDTIKTRLQVARGGLKIDFKGLYSGLAVNLAGSLPASAIFIGVYEPAKQKLLQIFPENLNALAHIAAGTIAGAASSLVRVPTEVVKQRIQTGQFKSTSSALRLIIANEGFKGLFAGYRSFLLRDLPFDALELCIYEQLRIGYKVAAKRDLNDPENAMIGAFAAAITGAVTTPLDVIKTRLMVQGTQKHYKGICDCVRTIVKEEGPNALFKGMGPRVLWIGIGGSIFFGVLEKTKKTLAQRNPQTDAEK